A region of Legionella donaldsonii DNA encodes the following proteins:
- the queF gene encoding NADPH-dependent 7-cyano-7-deazaguanine reductase QueF (Catalyzes the NADPH-dependent reduction of 7-cyano-7-deazaguanine (preQ0) to 7-aminomethyl-7-deazaguanine (preQ1) in queuosine biosynthesis), producing the protein MSEDYLHASPLGRRSAYIDNYDNSLLFPIARQTKREGIGVGLSLPFTGYDIWTAFELSWLNQKGKPVVAIADIIMPCESVNLIESKSLKLYLNSFNNTIFDSAETVRETIASDLSKAAGSVVQVVLYKAEGFIEAPIGQLEGLCLDELDISCSEYKVNPQLLNVSTEKVENIALYSHLLKSNCLMTGQPDWGSIAITYSGPRISNESLLQYLVSFRNHNEFHEQCVERIFMDLMTYCQPDELTVYARYTRRGGLDINPIRSTKPVVPPANIRLYRQ; encoded by the coding sequence ATGTCCGAAGACTATTTACACGCTTCGCCTCTGGGACGGCGTAGTGCCTACATTGACAATTATGATAATTCACTGCTTTTTCCCATCGCACGCCAAACAAAGCGTGAGGGTATTGGCGTTGGTTTATCCCTGCCGTTCACGGGTTATGATATTTGGACAGCGTTTGAATTGTCCTGGCTGAATCAAAAAGGCAAGCCGGTTGTTGCGATAGCTGATATTATTATGCCCTGTGAATCGGTTAATCTTATTGAATCGAAATCCCTCAAGTTATATTTAAATTCCTTTAATAATACAATCTTTGATTCGGCTGAGACGGTGCGGGAAACCATAGCATCTGATTTAAGTAAGGCGGCAGGGAGCGTTGTGCAAGTCGTGCTTTATAAAGCGGAAGGTTTTATTGAAGCGCCTATTGGGCAGTTGGAAGGGCTTTGCCTGGATGAGCTGGATATTAGCTGTTCTGAGTATAAAGTAAATCCGCAATTGCTAAATGTTTCGACGGAAAAAGTAGAGAATATCGCCTTATATAGTCATTTGCTTAAATCAAATTGCTTAATGACAGGTCAGCCAGATTGGGGTTCGATTGCAATTACTTATTCCGGTCCTCGTATTAGTAATGAATCCTTGTTGCAGTATTTGGTGTCTTTTCGCAATCACAATGAATTTCATGAACAATGTGTTGAGCGTATTTTTATGGATCTCATGACATACTGCCAGCCTGACGAATTAACAGTTTACGCACGTTATACGCGCCGCGGTGGATTGGATATCAATCCTATTCGTTCGACAAAACCGGTTGTACCTCCTGCCAATATTCGTTTGTATCGCCAATAG